In a genomic window of Vibrio marisflavi CECT 7928:
- a CDS encoding DUF3081 domain-containing protein, with the protein MENRLTIKDFLRVFDRVRSNGDKLGHKYQLGEMFAWHDYDGYTCWLGFKDVKVTLMFHGALNIKYTDSSNYSDFIKQCLALSDNVAR; encoded by the coding sequence ATGGAAAACCGCCTTACAATTAAGGACTTTTTAAGAGTGTTTGATAGAGTCCGCTCAAATGGTGACAAACTCGGGCACAAATATCAGTTAGGTGAAATGTTTGCATGGCACGATTATGATGGTTACACGTGCTGGTTAGGCTTTAAAGATGTAAAGGTGACTTTGATGTTTCATGGTGCATTGAATATCAAATACACCGACTCATCCAATTACTCTGATTTCATTAAACAATGCCTCGCTTTAAGTGATAA
- a CDS encoding cytochrome ubiquinol oxidase subunit I, which yields MDTLAVDLARLQFAFTVSFHIIFPAFTIGLASYLAVLEGLWLKTNQDKYLQLYKYWLKIFAISFGMGVVSGIVLSYQFGTNWSVFSDKTGPILGPLMGYEVFTAFFLEAGFLGVMVFGMGKVGKRLHFASTCVVAFGTFLSAFWILSVNSWMHTPAGYTMNEAGQFVPDDWFQIVFNPSFPYRLIHMLLAAYLTTAFVVSAVGAHHLLKSPNNPLAKTMFSMAMWMAALVTPLQIVAGDFHGLNTLKHQPAKVAAMEGHFETRQGAPLILFGIPDQEEQAVKFQIAIPNLGSLILTHDLDGKVKGLDAFPKKDHPPVSIVFWSFRVMVGIGFGMLTIGLASLWLRKNGRLYTASHFHRICVIWGPSGFIAVLAGWITTEVGRQPFTVYGLLRTADSVSPVDASAVSASLLAFVLTYTCVFGAGFFYLVRLMRKSPSRYEQTPSNRLPDGTEVPPASHPNRLN from the coding sequence GTGGATACTTTAGCTGTCGATTTGGCAAGATTACAGTTCGCCTTTACCGTTTCATTTCATATCATATTCCCTGCATTCACAATAGGGTTAGCCTCATACCTTGCGGTACTTGAAGGGCTGTGGTTGAAAACAAACCAAGATAAGTACTTACAGCTTTACAAATACTGGTTGAAAATTTTTGCCATCAGCTTTGGTATGGGAGTAGTCAGCGGAATCGTGCTCAGCTACCAGTTTGGTACAAACTGGAGCGTGTTCTCAGACAAAACTGGCCCCATTCTCGGGCCTCTTATGGGTTACGAAGTGTTCACTGCGTTTTTCCTAGAAGCCGGCTTTTTGGGCGTGATGGTTTTTGGTATGGGAAAAGTTGGCAAGAGGTTGCATTTTGCATCTACTTGCGTGGTTGCTTTTGGAACATTTCTTTCTGCATTTTGGATACTTTCTGTAAACAGTTGGATGCATACACCTGCTGGCTACACGATGAACGAAGCTGGTCAGTTCGTCCCGGATGATTGGTTTCAAATTGTCTTTAACCCTTCATTTCCGTACCGATTAATTCACATGTTGCTTGCTGCATATTTGACAACTGCTTTTGTTGTATCGGCCGTTGGAGCGCACCATCTGCTTAAATCACCGAACAATCCGTTGGCCAAAACGATGTTCTCAATGGCGATGTGGATGGCTGCTTTGGTAACACCACTCCAGATTGTTGCGGGTGATTTTCACGGGCTTAATACGCTAAAACACCAACCTGCTAAAGTTGCTGCCATGGAAGGACATTTCGAAACTAGGCAGGGCGCTCCACTAATCTTATTTGGTATACCTGATCAGGAAGAGCAAGCCGTGAAGTTTCAAATTGCTATACCTAATTTGGGTAGTTTAATTCTTACTCATGACCTCGATGGCAAGGTTAAAGGGCTTGATGCTTTTCCTAAAAAAGATCACCCACCGGTTTCCATTGTTTTTTGGAGCTTTAGAGTGATGGTTGGGATTGGCTTTGGCATGTTAACCATCGGACTTGCTAGCTTATGGCTACGAAAAAACGGCCGACTCTATACGGCTTCACATTTCCACCGAATATGTGTCATTTGGGGACCTTCGGGCTTTATTGCGGTGCTTGCTGGTTGGATCACAACTGAAGTGGGCCGACAACCTTTTACTGTTTATGGATTGCTCAGAACTGCTGATTCAGTATCACCAGTAGACGCTTCAGCAGTGAGTGCATCGCTTCTGGCTTTTGTTCTTACCTATACATGTGTTTTTGGAGCAGGTTTCTTTTATTTAGTCCGCTTAATGCGCAAATCACCCTCTAGGTATGAACAGACACCGAGTAATCGTTTGCCAGATGGGACAGAAGTACCACCTGCATCACACCCTAACAGGCTTAATTGA
- the cydB gene encoding cytochrome d ubiquinol oxidase subunit II: MEIALIWYGIIGLAVLIYVVLDGFDLGIGILFPFASNQAERDLMMNSIAPVWDGNETWLVLGGGGLFAVFPLAYSVAMPALYAPVIIMLLGLVLRGVSFEYRFKTKRGKFLWDQAFFVGSLSATVMQGIMLGTLLQGIEMNGRAYSGGWFDWLTPFTLFCGLSTVCAYILLGGCWLIMKLPVDIADRYYSVTKHWGLGLVLCISVVSAWLPFTSDIIFYRWFSLPYGLIYLLVPLTALLFVRQLFKALNECKGGSAYLFAVGLFLISFVGFAISTYPYIVPFTLTYVEAAAPASSLTFLLVGTCFLLPAIIGYSAYAYWVFRGRLNHEDRYH, translated from the coding sequence ATGGAAATTGCGCTAATTTGGTACGGCATCATAGGGTTAGCAGTACTCATCTACGTGGTATTGGATGGATTTGATTTGGGAATAGGGATACTTTTTCCTTTCGCTTCAAATCAGGCCGAGAGAGACTTGATGATGAATAGTATCGCGCCTGTCTGGGATGGGAATGAGACTTGGCTGGTATTGGGAGGGGGAGGTTTGTTTGCTGTTTTTCCCTTGGCTTACTCCGTGGCCATGCCAGCATTATATGCGCCAGTTATCATCATGCTTCTTGGGTTAGTGTTGAGAGGGGTGTCGTTCGAATATCGTTTTAAAACAAAAAGGGGTAAGTTTCTTTGGGATCAGGCTTTTTTTGTAGGTTCGCTAAGTGCCACAGTGATGCAGGGCATTATGCTAGGAACGCTACTTCAAGGTATCGAAATGAATGGTCGAGCTTATTCAGGAGGATGGTTTGATTGGTTGACGCCGTTTACTTTGTTCTGCGGTTTGTCCACTGTATGTGCATATATTTTATTGGGTGGCTGTTGGTTAATTATGAAATTACCAGTGGATATCGCAGACCGTTACTACAGTGTGACCAAACATTGGGGACTAGGGTTGGTGCTTTGTATTTCAGTAGTAAGCGCTTGGCTACCTTTTACTAGCGACATCATTTTTTATCGCTGGTTTAGTTTACCGTATGGGTTAATTTACTTGTTAGTCCCTTTGACAGCATTATTATTTGTTCGACAGCTTTTTAAAGCACTTAATGAGTGCAAAGGTGGAAGTGCTTACCTGTTTGCTGTGGGTCTATTCCTAATATCCTTTGTTGGCTTCGCTATAAGCACCTATCCCTATATTGTACCCTTTACGTTGACTTACGTAGAGGCTGCTGCTCCAGCTAGTAGTTTGACATTTTTACTTGTTGGAACCTGTTTTTTATTACCTGCCATTATAGGCTACAGCGCATACGCGTATTGGGTGTTCAGGGGGAGGCTAAACCATGAAGATAGGTATCATTGA
- a CDS encoding DUF2474 family protein, with protein MRQLTKQFLWFLLIWTASVSALSLFAYLLRFVIG; from the coding sequence ATGCGTCAGCTTACTAAACAGTTTTTGTGGTTTTTGTTGATTTGGACAGCGAGTGTTTCGGCACTTTCTTTGTTCGCTTACCTTCTAAGGTTTGTAATTGGTTAA
- a CDS encoding DUF3429 domain-containing protein produces MKKISTYLTYAGAIPFIVCTVCLSFDINQLISLGYVEKILSVYGLVISSFLAGAHWGQHLRINKGLWTYSLAILSNIIAVLLWFGFLVLGFKVLMAMFAAAFVALLIIDYRLFHMDFISRNYFQTRLFVSVTVIISLSISGIVS; encoded by the coding sequence ATGAAGAAAATTTCTACTTATTTAACCTATGCTGGTGCAATACCATTTATTGTCTGCACTGTTTGCTTGAGTTTTGATATCAATCAACTGATTTCGCTTGGTTACGTTGAAAAAATATTGAGTGTCTATGGACTGGTAATTTCATCATTCTTAGCAGGAGCCCACTGGGGGCAGCATTTACGCATTAATAAAGGTCTATGGACCTATTCGTTAGCCATTCTAAGTAACATTATTGCGGTTTTGCTCTGGTTTGGCTTTTTAGTACTCGGCTTTAAAGTTCTAATGGCAATGTTTGCGGCCGCATTTGTTGCTCTACTCATTATTGATTATCGCCTTTTTCATATGGATTTCATTAGCCGTAATTATTTTCAGACACGCCTTTTCGTGTCAGTCACCGTCATTATTTCACTCAGTATTTCAGGAATTGTATCATGA
- the folM gene encoding dihydromonapterin reductase has product MSETILITGVGKRLGFALAQRLLLDGYKVLGTYRSDYPQLQRLRENGADLQHVDFYQQKSLEGFLNYVSQEYKTLRAIIHNASDWKPENKKDPAENAPQIMSQMMTIHATVPYLVNLALKDHLMSGNKTSDIIHISDYVAEKGSKKHIAYAASKAALNNLTLSFSAMLAPKVKVNTISPALLKFNEHDDEIYKTKALQKALIPTEAGFDEVIDGINFLLTSNYMTGRTLHLDGGRHLK; this is encoded by the coding sequence ATGAGTGAAACAATTCTGATAACCGGTGTGGGAAAGCGACTAGGCTTCGCCCTGGCACAGCGACTTTTATTGGACGGATACAAAGTACTGGGTACCTACCGAAGTGACTACCCTCAACTGCAGCGATTGAGAGAGAATGGGGCAGACTTGCAACACGTAGACTTTTATCAACAAAAAAGTCTAGAGGGCTTTCTTAATTACGTTAGTCAAGAATATAAGACACTTCGAGCCATCATACATAATGCTTCGGACTGGAAGCCGGAGAACAAGAAAGACCCTGCTGAAAACGCACCACAAATCATGAGTCAGATGATGACAATTCATGCTACCGTGCCTTATCTGGTCAATTTAGCACTCAAAGATCATCTGATGTCTGGCAATAAAACTTCAGACATCATCCACATCAGTGATTACGTTGCGGAAAAAGGCAGTAAAAAACATATCGCTTACGCTGCAAGTAAAGCCGCACTCAATAACCTGACGCTTTCGTTCTCAGCGATGCTGGCTCCTAAGGTGAAAGTAAATACCATCTCACCAGCCCTGCTTAAGTTCAATGAACATGACGACGAGATATACAAGACCAAAGCTCTACAAAAAGCACTTATCCCCACAGAGGCGGGCTTTGACGAAGTGATAGATGGCATCAATTTTTTATTGACCAGCAACTACATGACAGGAAGAACTTTACACCTTGATGGCGGCAGACATTTGAAGTGA
- the folE gene encoding GTP cyclohydrolase I FolE has product MLTKEAEKVREVLLSKGLETPMNSSEMSSDQKYNRIKGLLTEVVSTLGLDLTDDSLAETPHRIAKMYVHEIFAGLDYNNFPKISVIENKMSVDEMVKVSDIDLTSTCEHHFITIDGLAQVAYIPKSKILGLSKINRIVRFFAQRPQVQERLTQQILIAIQTLVETDNVAVTIKATHYCVKSRGVMDANSATSTTALGGIFKTNPQTRAEFLL; this is encoded by the coding sequence ATGCTAACCAAAGAAGCCGAAAAAGTAAGAGAGGTTTTGCTCTCGAAAGGGCTGGAAACCCCGATGAACTCTAGTGAAATGAGTAGTGACCAGAAGTACAATCGCATCAAAGGACTTTTAACAGAGGTGGTAAGTACGCTCGGACTGGATTTAACTGATGACAGTCTCGCTGAAACACCTCATCGTATTGCAAAAATGTACGTTCATGAGATATTTGCAGGGCTAGACTACAATAATTTCCCAAAAATTAGTGTGATAGAAAACAAAATGTCTGTTGATGAAATGGTTAAGGTCTCAGACATAGATTTAACATCGACGTGCGAACATCACTTCATTACCATTGACGGTTTAGCACAAGTTGCCTATATCCCTAAGTCAAAAATTCTCGGGCTGTCTAAAATAAATCGTATTGTTCGATTCTTCGCTCAGCGTCCTCAGGTCCAAGAACGTCTTACTCAGCAAATCCTGATCGCAATACAAACGCTAGTGGAAACAGACAATGTTGCAGTCACGATTAAAGCCACTCACTATTGCGTTAAATCCAGAGGTGTCATGGATGCAAACTCTGCAACCTCAACAACCGCTCTCGGTGGTATTTTCAAAACTAACCCTCAAACTAGAGCTGAATTTTTACTATGA
- the folX gene encoding dihydroneopterin triphosphate 2'-epimerase: MHHNAIITITNLRLRTFIGFNEEEQTKQQDIVINAEIHYPANNLCLADDVGNALNYKTICKKIIHHVESGRFLLLEKLTSDVLGICIDHSWVRYAQVRVDKPHALRFADSVSLTLSYEAEHENHSQGASQC; this comes from the coding sequence ATGCATCACAACGCTATCATTACCATTACCAATCTCAGGCTGAGAACTTTCATAGGCTTTAACGAAGAAGAACAAACTAAGCAGCAAGACATAGTTATAAATGCAGAAATACATTACCCAGCGAATAACCTTTGTCTTGCTGATGATGTGGGCAACGCACTTAACTACAAAACCATCTGCAAAAAAATTATTCATCACGTTGAATCCGGTAGATTTCTGCTTTTAGAAAAGTTAACCAGCGACGTACTTGGCATTTGTATCGATCATTCATGGGTACGATACGCTCAAGTGAGAGTTGACAAACCTCATGCACTGCGTTTTGCCGACTCCGTCTCGCTCACCCTGAGCTATGAAGCAGAACACGAAAATCATTCACAAGGAGCAAGTCAATGCTAA
- a CDS encoding SDR family NAD(P)-dependent oxidoreductase: MYRNIVVIGSSGAIGSAFTRKIAELYPKANVHAFCRQKTNKENGNVTERMMDYLSEESVHEAANIVSSEEPIDLAFIATGLLHEGDMYPEKSLRDISIANFNKIFSVNTIVPAVIAKHFIPKLNRHKRCVFATLSARVGSISDNRLGGWYAYRASKAALNMIIKTAALEVTRMNKNAIVVGLHPGTVDSTLSKPFQHNVENKKLFSPDYSVSCLINTIERLTLEHSGRCFAWDGKEILP; this comes from the coding sequence ATGTACAGGAATATTGTCGTTATTGGGAGCTCTGGTGCTATCGGCAGCGCTTTCACGAGAAAAATTGCAGAGCTTTATCCTAAGGCAAATGTCCATGCATTTTGCCGCCAAAAGACCAACAAGGAGAACGGTAATGTTACAGAGCGAATGATGGATTATCTAAGTGAAGAAAGCGTTCACGAAGCTGCAAATATAGTCAGCTCTGAAGAGCCTATTGATTTGGCCTTTATTGCTACAGGATTACTTCACGAGGGAGATATGTACCCTGAAAAGTCGTTAAGAGATATATCTATAGCCAACTTTAATAAGATATTTTCGGTTAACACAATCGTTCCTGCAGTCATAGCAAAACACTTTATACCTAAACTGAATAGACACAAAAGGTGCGTTTTTGCCACCCTTTCAGCACGTGTCGGAAGTATTTCGGATAATCGTTTAGGAGGTTGGTATGCCTACCGCGCTTCTAAAGCGGCCTTGAACATGATTATAAAAACAGCAGCGCTAGAAGTCACTAGAATGAACAAAAACGCCATTGTAGTTGGGTTACACCCAGGAACAGTAGACAGTACTTTGTCAAAGCCGTTTCAACATAACGTGGAAAATAAAAAGTTATTTAGTCCCGATTATTCAGTAAGTTGCTTGATAAACACTATTGAAAGACTTACGTTGGAACATAGTGGTCGCTGCTTTGCTTGGGACGGGAAAGAAATTCTACCCTGA
- a CDS encoding thiol-disulfide oxidoreductase DCC family protein — protein MILPTIFYDGSCPICVKEVAALLRRDKEHRIEAIDIMSANLSAYSEIDVCKAKEMLHALDSQRNLLLGLDAAHKAWQIVGKGWVYAPLRWKLIKPFADKLYMIFARNRYRLSFLLTGISHCKCNKM, from the coding sequence ATGATATTACCAACGATATTTTATGATGGTAGTTGCCCAATCTGTGTGAAAGAAGTGGCTGCACTGCTTAGGCGAGACAAAGAACATCGCATAGAAGCTATCGATATCATGTCAGCTAATTTAAGTGCATACTCTGAAATTGATGTCTGTAAAGCCAAAGAGATGCTTCACGCCTTAGACAGTCAAAGAAACCTCTTGTTAGGGCTTGATGCGGCACACAAAGCCTGGCAGATAGTAGGGAAAGGTTGGGTGTATGCTCCTTTGAGGTGGAAGTTGATTAAACCTTTTGCAGATAAACTCTATATGATTTTCGCCAGAAATCGTTATAGATTATCGTTTCTATTGACTGGGATCTCACACTGTAAGTGCAACAAGATGTAA
- a CDS encoding lipocalin family protein, translated as MKKFTGFCACWISLFGCVSKPDSVEPVKPFNLTQYMGKWYEIARLDNRFERGLSHVTANYSLNSDGTVQVVNRGLDTSSSEWKEAIGKAKFVETPDQAFLKVSFWGPFYSSYIVFYLNSDYSTALVSGFNKSYFWILSRHKTLTKPQLDKLLNIAEQAGFDTKSLIYPDQDNLQNTPAITPPEVSD; from the coding sequence GTGAAAAAATTCACCGGATTCTGTGCATGTTGGATATCACTGTTCGGGTGTGTCAGCAAACCGGACTCAGTCGAACCTGTAAAACCGTTCAATCTCACCCAATATATGGGCAAATGGTACGAAATTGCGAGACTCGATAATCGCTTTGAACGGGGCTTAAGTCATGTAACCGCCAACTATTCTTTGAATTCAGATGGCACTGTACAAGTAGTGAATCGCGGGTTGGATACAAGTTCCTCAGAATGGAAAGAAGCGATAGGGAAAGCAAAGTTTGTTGAAACCCCTGACCAAGCCTTTCTAAAGGTTTCGTTTTGGGGACCTTTTTACAGCAGCTACATCGTCTTTTATCTCAACTCAGATTATTCGACCGCCTTGGTCAGCGGATTCAATAAGTCTTACTTCTGGATCCTGTCCCGTCATAAAACCTTGACCAAACCTCAATTGGATAAGCTTTTAAATATTGCCGAACAAGCAGGGTTTGATACAAAAAGCTTAATCTATCCAGATCAAGACAACTTGCAGAATACACCTGCTATAACTCCTCCTGAAGTAAGTGATTGA
- the phrB gene encoding deoxyribodipyrimidine photo-lyase: protein MNRLIWFRKDLRIQDNPALCEAVKHGASRAVFISTPAQWKRHDLAPIQANLIQRHLEQLRCQLKSYGISLTHLKASRYDDQLTTLASYCQCNDIDTVYVNQQLELDETVRDEQVSRYNLNLVSFSSETIVPLGDIVNKQGDMFKVFTPFKKAWLAYVQRHGVKVEKPPNFLTSVHSNNDSVNVTFDYPNVDSSHWPLSETVLNQVVPRFFEKKLHRYEQQRDLPALKGTSGLSPYLAIGAINSRYLANELILHSPDVLYDLHHPHFSWLNELIWRDFYKHLLFHYPNLIKGNCFQKKYQQLNWPNNPAFFKAWCEGKTGYPLVDAAMRQLLHTGWMHNRLRMVVASFLTKHLLIDWRWGERFFMQHLIDGDFSANNGGWQWAAGTGCDAQPYFRIFNPITQSEKFDSQGEFIRKFLPELSDVPSKHIHFPHIYLEKTSQAEKYWPAIVKHKQARLDALAFYQVASL from the coding sequence TTGAACCGTTTAATTTGGTTTAGAAAAGATCTTCGAATTCAAGACAACCCTGCCTTGTGTGAGGCAGTTAAGCATGGGGCAAGCCGAGCTGTATTCATTTCTACACCGGCTCAGTGGAAAAGACATGATCTGGCCCCTATACAAGCTAATTTGATCCAACGTCATTTAGAGCAACTCCGTTGCCAACTCAAAAGCTATGGCATCAGCCTCACTCACTTAAAGGCAAGTCGCTATGATGATCAGCTCACTACCTTAGCCTCTTACTGCCAATGTAACGACATCGACACGGTCTATGTAAATCAACAACTGGAGCTGGATGAAACGGTAAGAGATGAACAAGTCTCAAGGTATAATTTAAACTTAGTGTCATTTAGCAGTGAGACCATAGTGCCGTTGGGTGACATCGTGAATAAGCAAGGCGACATGTTTAAAGTGTTTACGCCTTTTAAAAAAGCATGGTTAGCGTATGTTCAACGCCATGGTGTAAAAGTAGAGAAACCGCCAAATTTTCTGACATCGGTACACTCTAACAATGATAGTGTGAATGTGACATTTGATTATCCTAACGTAGACTCTAGTCATTGGCCGTTAAGCGAAACGGTGCTCAATCAAGTGGTACCAAGGTTCTTTGAAAAGAAACTGCACCGCTATGAGCAGCAAAGGGATTTGCCTGCGCTGAAAGGCACATCCGGGCTCTCCCCATACCTTGCCATCGGTGCGATCAACTCTCGTTATCTTGCAAACGAGCTAATTCTGCACTCTCCCGATGTTCTCTATGACCTACATCACCCGCACTTTTCTTGGTTGAACGAACTAATATGGCGTGACTTTTACAAGCATCTGCTGTTTCACTATCCCAATCTCATAAAGGGCAACTGCTTTCAAAAAAAATATCAACAACTTAACTGGCCAAACAATCCCGCTTTTTTCAAAGCTTGGTGCGAAGGAAAAACAGGCTACCCTTTAGTCGATGCCGCAATGAGACAGTTGTTACATACAGGCTGGATGCACAATCGACTTCGTATGGTCGTAGCAAGCTTTCTGACTAAGCACCTATTGATTGACTGGCGTTGGGGGGAGCGATTTTTTATGCAACATTTAATTGATGGCGATTTCAGTGCAAACAATGGAGGATGGCAATGGGCGGCGGGGACAGGGTGTGATGCACAACCTTACTTTAGAATCTTTAATCCTATCACTCAAAGTGAGAAGTTTGATTCACAAGGTGAGTTTATCCGTAAATTCTTACCTGAGCTTAGTGACGTACCAAGTAAACATATTCATTTCCCGCATATTTATTTAGAGAAAACCTCTCAGGCGGAGAAATATTGGCCTGCTATCGTTAAGCACAAACAAGCGAGGCTGGATGCGTTGGCATTCTATCAGGTGGCATCGCTTTGA
- a CDS encoding YbgA family protein: MDKKLKIGISACVIGQQVRFDKGHKKLYFCSDELSQFAEFKPVCPEVGIGLPVPRAAIRQISQGDVIKVSRADGSGDVTDALIHFGRNYALNQCGDLAGFIVCAKSPSCGMERVKVYHQNGKGSESNGVGLFTQQLMALNPLLPIEENGRLNDPVIRENFITRVFTFQHWLDFKSAGLTKHRLLTFHSHYKYLIMSHHIESYKTLGKLLARSDLELEEQANQYIFGLMNALKHHASRKTHTTTLQHLQGYFKKNLSSEKRQELAKEILSFRDGLTPLLVLLALINHHLRDYPNPYLSAQTYLNPHPKELRLRYGY; this comes from the coding sequence ATGGATAAGAAGCTTAAAATCGGTATTAGTGCCTGTGTTATCGGGCAACAAGTCCGATTCGATAAAGGGCATAAGAAACTCTATTTTTGCAGCGATGAGCTATCTCAATTCGCTGAATTTAAGCCAGTCTGCCCAGAAGTTGGTATTGGCTTGCCTGTCCCTAGAGCTGCTATTCGTCAAATATCCCAAGGAGACGTTATCAAAGTATCAAGAGCCGACGGTAGCGGCGACGTAACAGATGCGCTCATTCATTTCGGCCGGAATTATGCTCTGAATCAATGTGGAGACTTAGCTGGATTTATCGTGTGCGCTAAGAGCCCCAGTTGCGGCATGGAACGTGTAAAAGTTTATCACCAAAACGGTAAGGGATCAGAATCCAACGGAGTAGGACTTTTCACGCAACAACTTATGGCACTTAACCCACTCCTTCCCATCGAAGAGAATGGTCGGTTAAATGATCCTGTCATCCGAGAAAACTTTATTACCCGAGTCTTCACCTTTCAACATTGGTTAGATTTCAAATCAGCTGGGCTTACAAAACATCGCTTACTAACGTTTCACAGTCACTACAAATACTTGATAATGAGCCACCATATTGAAAGCTACAAGACGCTTGGAAAGCTATTAGCTCGCTCAGATCTAGAATTAGAAGAGCAAGCTAACCAATATATATTCGGATTAATGAATGCGTTAAAACACCACGCGTCACGCAAAACCCACACCACCACTTTGCAGCACCTTCAAGGGTATTTTAAGAAAAACCTGAGCAGTGAGAAACGACAAGAACTTGCAAAAGAAATCCTCTCGTTTCGAGATGGGCTGACACCGCTACTGGTGCTGCTTGCATTGATCAATCATCACCTGCGCGATTATCCAAACCCCTATCTTTCCGCGCAAACTTACTTAAATCCACATCCCAAGGAACTGCGTTTGAGGTACGGATATTGA
- a CDS encoding DUF6482 family protein: MELQIESLEGGIYLAYSVEGKEKVLLRGGNHDPLKFSSLCQAKEHFKGQQYQSACLIHLSAYDEMCGENIVSGIPLKTDLKWY, translated from the coding sequence ATGGAATTACAAATTGAATCATTGGAAGGCGGAATTTACCTAGCCTACTCAGTTGAAGGTAAAGAGAAAGTGCTACTACGGGGCGGTAATCACGATCCGCTTAAGTTCTCAAGCCTATGCCAAGCAAAGGAGCATTTTAAAGGTCAGCAATACCAAAGTGCTTGCCTCATTCATCTCAGTGCTTACGATGAGATGTGTGGCGAGAACATCGTATCTGGAATCCCTCTGAAAACAGACCTTAAATGGTACTAA